One Gadus morhua chromosome 1, gadMor3.0, whole genome shotgun sequence DNA segment encodes these proteins:
- the LOC115552354 gene encoding NACHT, LRR and PYD domains-containing protein 3 has protein sequence MDKEALLDDLMSNKGTSSLLSGQLAIKVVIDNQYIPPLITGAEEDIRASFTSLGHVVDSVLSDQIKTIALVGSAGSGKTTALEKFIVDWAKGDHCQKFSHVFLYDLKDLSCDSQYSLKTLIQQNRHPFDPESMALVLQRPENVMFVFDTLDLYKHPLDRSEHTLCSDPSMPITISTLLASLLHGSLLKGATFLVATRPTDSLKFLEGFKLELLGFSKPQREAYFGKFFPDPHVANIAWQNMERTLSFYDFGSSPRFCWTVCSVYKNQLDAGERMPETITEICVNAMAQIVASLALDEVRAREVVLALGRLAAHCCINPQSTCCKHRIATLGLKQLLNAPVLVHSLLRVDGNMESDQCILSFHSQLMQELLLAVSFFLDKTIAKDATELLNTHEGHVRYLHLYLAGLLNPSQRRPLESLLGAFNDEQLMDFKCWLETSSQKTVEGYHKEKHLTVFRLLHQSQNNVLVKEVITPSARIGISYGGLGLVDCVALNYVVKCLGGMECLNLYLANNLTEEGTDALIPAMGLSQKITLSNSSLSAASVAHIAKALREGITKELDLSHTQLGDANLKVLCSGLRACKLHTLNILASGLTEACCGDLSLALTSSTSQLSVLDLMFNKLGDQGLVQLCQALENPFCKLQELKLRSCQVTAQSMEALSTALCCGQSQLRILDLTGNTIGDVGAEHLSQALQHPHCNLQRLTLSATELTGRCCQRLAQALRSDHCSLVELDLSVNELGPEGALQLCKALRKPGCPLEKLSLTRCELTQVVFTEFGLLLTSGGSQLKSLSLALNDVGDEGMKSLWKAIADPCCLLEELSIEMTQLTDVCAGDLCASLRASRSLKSLDLSNNKLSDASITALVQVVQDSPFLQEVNLKYNDFSEDVFEIMDECGKINY, from the exons ATGGACAAAGAAGCTTTGTTGGATGACCTTATGTCCAATAAGGGCACATCGTCCCTTCTGAGCGGCCAGCTGGCAATCAAAGTGGTAATAGACAACCAATACATACCTCCTTTGATAACTGGGGCTGAGGAAGACATAAGAGCCAGCTTCACCTCTCTTGGccatgttgtcgactcagttcTGTCCGATCAGATCAAAACAATAGCACTAGTTGGCTCAGCAGGGTCCGGTAAAACAACTGCCTTAGAGAAGTTTATTGTAGACTGGGCCAAAGGGGATCATTGCCAGAAGTTCTCTCATGTGTTCCTTTATGACTTGAAGGATCTGAGTTGTGACAGCCAATATTCCCTGAAAACATTGATACAACAGAATCGCCATCCGTTCGACCCAGAGTCTATGGCTCTTGTGCTGCAGAGGCCAGAGAAtgtaatgtttgtgtttgacaCGTTGGACCTCTACAAACATCCCTTGGACCGCTCAGAACACACTCTCTGCTCTGATCCCAGCATGCCAATCACAATATCCACTTTGTTGGCCAGCCTACTTCACGGGTCTCTTCTGAAAGGAGCTACTTTTTTAGTGGCCACCAGGCCTACAGACAGTCTGAAGTTTCTGGAGGGCTTCAAGTTGGAGCTGTTGGGGTTTTCAAAACCCCAACGAGAGGCCTACTTTGGAAAGTTCTTCCCTGACCCACATGTGGCCAACATTGCTTGGCAGAACATGGAGAGGACATTGAGTTTTTACGATTTTGGTTCCTCTCCTCGTTTTTGTTGGACTGTTTGCTCAGTTTATAAGAATCAGCTAGATGCTGGAGAGAGAATGCCTGAAACAATAACTGAGATATGTGTCAATGCAATGGCACAAATAGTCGCATCCCTTGCACTGGATGAGGTCCGGGCCAGAGAAGTGGTGTTGGCCCTAGGTAGACTGGCTGCTCATTGCTGCATCAATCCACAGTCTACCTGCTGCAAACACAGAATTGCAACATTGGGTCTGAAACAGCTCCTAAACGCTCCGGTCCTGGTTCACTCCCTGCTAAGGGTAGACGGTAACATGGAATCAGATCAATGCATCTTGTCGTTTCACTCCCAGCTGATGCAAGAGTTGCTATTGGCTGTGTCTTTCTTTTTGGATAAGACAATAGCGAAAGACGCGACTGAACTGTTGAACACGCATGAAGGCCATGTGAGGTATCTTCATCTCTACCTGGCAGGGCTTTTGAACCCCAGTCAGCGGAGGCCACTGGAGTCTCTGCTGGGGGCGTTTAACGATGAGCAGCTGATGGACTTTAAATGTTGGCTTGAAACCAGCTCTCAGAAAACAGTCGAAGGCTACCACAAAGAAAAACACCTGACAGTCTTCCGGCTGCTCCATCAGAGTCAAAACAATGTGTTGGTGAAGGAAGTCATCACGCCGTCTGCTCGAATCGGCATCAGCTATGGAGGCCTGGGCCTTGTTGACTGTGTTGCTTTGAATTACGTTGTAAAGTGCCTTGGAGGGATGGAGTGTTTGAATCTGTATTTAGCAAATAATTTGACGGAGGAGGGAACAGATGCCCTGATCCCAGCAATGGGCCTGTCTCAGAAGATAAC GTTATCAAATAGCTCCCTGAGCGCAGCCTCTGTTGCCCATATAGCCAAGGCCTTAAGGGAAGGAATAACCAAGGAGCTTGATCTGTCGCATACCCAACTTGGAGACGCTAATCTCAAAGTCCTCTGCAGTGGTCTCAGAGCTTGCAAGTTGCACACATTAAA CATTCTAGCATCCGGACTGACAGAGGCCTGCTGTGGAGATCTGTCCTTGGCGcttacctcctccacctcccagttGAGTGTGTTGGACCTGATGTTCAACAAGCTCGGTGACCAGGGGCTCGTGCAGTTGTGCCAAGCCCTGGAGAACCCTTTCTGCAAACTACAAGAGCTTAA GCTACGTAGCTGTCAGGTGACAGCGCAATCCATGGAGGCTTTGTCCACAGCCTTGTGTTGCGGCCAATCACAACTCAGGATTCTGGACCTGACAGGAAACACAATTGGTGACGTTGGAGCAGAGCATCTATCCCAAGCACTACAGCACCCACATTGTAACCTACAGAGGCTCAC ACTCAGTGCCACAGAGTTGACAGGGAGGTGCTGTCAACGTTTGGCCCAGGCCTTGAGATCAGACCACTGCTCCTTGGTAGAGTTGGATCTCTCTGTGAATGAGCTGGGACCGGAAGGAGCGCTGCAGCTCTGCAAAGCTCTCCGAAAACCCGGCTGCCCACTGGAAAAACTCAG TTTGACGCGGTGTGAGTTGACACAAGTTGTGTTTACCGAGTTTGGTCTCCTACTGACGAGTGGGGGCTCCCAGCTCAAGTCCCTGTCTCTAGCTCTGAATGACGTAGGAGACGAAGGGATGAAAAGCCTGTGGAAGGCTATCGCAGATCCATGCTGTCTCCTAGAGGAATTGAG CATTGAAATGACCCAGCTGACGGACGTCTGCGCTGGGGACCTGTGTGCATCCCTGAGGGCCAGTCGCTCCCTGAAGAGCCTGGACCTGTCCAACAACAAGCTGAGCGATGCATCCATTACAGCCCTTGTCCAGGTCGTACAGGACAGCCCCTTCTTGCAGGAAGTAAA CCTGAAGTATAATGACTTCAGTGAAGACGTTTTCGAGATCATGGACGAGTGTGGCAAAATAAATTACTAA